A single region of the Thermoleophilum album genome encodes:
- the murB gene encoding UDP-N-acetylmuramate dehydrogenase translates to MTSTQRAQREARKAAPGEWRGRRLHFVGVGGAGMSGLALVAAGLGATVSGSDREESPYLALVRRHGARVHVGHSADQVPPDAEVVVSTAIAADNPEVQVARERGQRVLHRADLLAELTRLRRTIAVSGTHGKTTTTAMIVHVLDRAGCDPSFVVGAKLRGFDTNARLGGGAWLVVEADESDRSFLKLDREIAVITNIELDHHSTYRDLAELEAAFAEFARPAQVLVLGPGVPVAGGPGQRVVRVAELGEWRSTASDERPGASSERAGGQTENAVANAERAAGHADRTDASDAFSIPLPPLPVPGRHNVLNALAAVAAAEAAGVEREQAARALADFAGTGRRLEFIGHSPDGARVYDDYAHHPTEVAATLAAARELMAAGVPPGHGACAPGGVSARGGVRAEQRARPRLVACFQPHLFSRTKALAREFGRALAAADIVVVTDVFPARERPEDWPGVSGLDVARAAADRAAGKRVVWAPRLRDATECLRALVAKGDAVVVMGAGNVDRVARALARGAPLVERPPAAVERDKPLARLTTVRTGGNARFFARAATLATLHELLAWAACEGLAVEAIGSGSNLLVADEGVDGLVIKLEGELAAVAIDGEEVLCGGGARLPQIAARTARAGLSGLEFAVNIPGTVGGAVRMNANAYGGELASVLVWVEVATPAGVRRLAPDQLGFAYRRSALRPGEVVARALFRLRRDDPAAVRARLEAMRTARREAQPSGIKTFGSTFTNPDPADPRVAGRTAGMLLDAAGCRGLRVGGARFSEKHANFVENLGYATTADIVRLMAEGRRRVFERFGVVLEPEVRFLGAVDTSPLAAAVGAVGGSEPTGEQGE, encoded by the coding sequence GTGACGAGCACGCAGCGGGCGCAGCGAGAGGCGCGGAAGGCCGCTCCCGGCGAGTGGCGGGGGCGGCGCTTGCACTTTGTCGGCGTCGGCGGGGCAGGGATGAGCGGCCTGGCGCTGGTGGCGGCGGGACTCGGCGCGACGGTGAGCGGCTCCGACCGCGAGGAGTCGCCGTATCTGGCGCTCGTCCGTCGCCACGGTGCGCGCGTCCACGTCGGCCACAGCGCCGACCAGGTGCCGCCCGACGCCGAGGTGGTCGTGTCGACGGCGATCGCCGCCGACAACCCCGAGGTCCAGGTGGCGCGCGAGCGCGGTCAGCGTGTGCTGCACCGCGCCGATCTGCTCGCCGAGCTCACGCGCCTGCGGCGCACGATCGCGGTGTCGGGCACGCACGGCAAAACGACGACCACGGCGATGATCGTCCACGTTCTCGATCGCGCCGGCTGCGACCCGTCGTTCGTCGTCGGCGCGAAGCTGCGCGGGTTCGACACCAACGCCCGCCTCGGCGGCGGCGCCTGGCTGGTGGTCGAGGCCGACGAGTCCGACCGCTCGTTCCTCAAGCTCGACCGCGAAATCGCGGTGATCACCAACATCGAGCTCGACCATCACTCGACCTACCGCGATCTGGCTGAGCTCGAGGCGGCATTCGCCGAGTTCGCCCGACCAGCGCAGGTGCTCGTGCTGGGACCAGGCGTGCCGGTCGCAGGGGGCCCGGGGCAGCGCGTGGTCAGGGTCGCGGAGTTGGGCGAGTGGCGGAGCACGGCGAGCGACGAGCGGCCCGGTGCGAGCAGCGAGCGTGCCGGCGGTCAAACCGAGAACGCCGTCGCTAACGCCGAGCGCGCGGCCGGGCACGCTGATCGCACCGACGCAAGCGACGCCTTTTCCATACCGCTACCACCGCTGCCCGTACCCGGGCGCCACAACGTCCTGAACGCCCTGGCGGCGGTGGCGGCGGCCGAGGCGGCCGGTGTCGAGCGCGAACAAGCGGCTCGGGCGCTCGCCGATTTCGCCGGCACCGGACGTCGCCTCGAGTTCATCGGCCACTCACCGGACGGCGCGCGCGTATACGACGACTACGCACACCACCCGACCGAGGTAGCGGCGACGCTCGCGGCGGCGCGCGAGCTTATGGCTGCCGGCGTACCCCCCGGGCACGGCGCCTGCGCCCCCGGCGGTGTCTCCGCCCGCGGCGGCGTCCGCGCCGAGCAACGTGCCCGCCCGCGCCTCGTCGCCTGCTTCCAGCCGCACCTTTTCTCGCGCACGAAGGCGCTCGCGCGCGAGTTCGGCCGGGCGCTCGCCGCCGCCGACATTGTCGTCGTCACCGACGTCTTCCCCGCCCGTGAGCGGCCCGAGGATTGGCCGGGCGTGTCCGGCCTCGACGTCGCACGAGCTGCGGCAGATCGCGCTGCGGGCAAGAGGGTTGTGTGGGCGCCGCGTCTGCGCGACGCCACCGAGTGCCTCCGGGCGCTCGTGGCGAAGGGCGACGCGGTAGTCGTGATGGGTGCCGGCAACGTCGACCGCGTCGCGCGCGCGCTGGCGAGAGGTGCCCCGCTCGTCGAGCGACCGCCGGCAGCGGTCGAGCGCGACAAACCGCTGGCGCGCCTGACGACGGTGCGCACCGGTGGCAACGCCCGCTTCTTCGCGCGCGCGGCGACGCTCGCCACGCTTCACGAGCTACTCGCCTGGGCGGCGTGCGAGGGCCTGGCGGTGGAGGCGATCGGATCGGGATCGAACCTGCTCGTCGCCGACGAGGGTGTCGACGGGCTGGTGATCAAACTCGAAGGCGAGCTCGCGGCGGTCGCGATCGACGGCGAGGAGGTGCTCTGCGGCGGCGGCGCGCGCTTGCCGCAGATCGCCGCCCGGACGGCGCGGGCCGGGCTGTCGGGACTCGAGTTCGCGGTGAACATCCCCGGTACGGTCGGCGGTGCGGTGCGGATGAACGCCAACGCCTACGGCGGCGAGCTCGCCAGCGTCCTCGTGTGGGTCGAGGTCGCAACGCCCGCGGGCGTACGGCGCCTCGCTCCCGACCAGCTCGGTTTCGCCTACCGCCGCTCGGCGTTGCGACCGGGCGAGGTGGTCGCCCGCGCTCTCTTCCGCCTGCGCCGTGACGATCCCGCGGCAGTGCGCGCCCGCCTCGAGGCGATGCGCACGGCTAGGCGCGAAGCGCAGCCGTCGGGGATAAAGACCTTCGGATCGACGTTCACCAACCCCGACCCGGCCGACCCCCGTGTCGCTGGGCGCACCGCGGGGATGCTTCTCGACGCCGCAGGTTGCCGCGGCTTGCGTGTGGGCGGGGCGCGCTTCAGCGAAAAGCACGCGAACTTCGTCGAGAACCTCGGGTACGCGACCACGGCCGACATCGTGCGGTTGATGGCAGAGGGACGGCGTCGCGTTTTCGAACGTTTCGGCGTGGTGCTCGAACCGGAAGTGCGCTTCCTGGGCGCAGTCGACACCTCGCCGCTCGCGGCGGCGGTAGGCGCCGTAGGGGGCAGCGAGCCCACCGGCGAGCAGGGCGAGTAG
- the mraY gene encoding phospho-N-acetylmuramoyl-pentapeptide-transferase, which translates to MGELLIGGLASLLICMFLGPRVIAFLREREFGQHIREEGPEGHKTKAGTPTMGGLLIFVSVCVPFLILSEYRAASLAVLATALASAAVGFADDVTKLRHRRSLGLSGRVKIACQAAIAIGLWLAATQYVGLEDTLRLRFVDASIDLGVAYPLLIFLVLGGATNGVNLTDGLDGLAAGCSAVVLLAYTAMAYITTGQQDLALLGACLVGACVGFLWFNSFPASVFMGDTGSLGLGGAIAALAVMTKTELLLLVIGGIFVIEALSVAIQVFAFRRFRRRVFLMAPIHHHFELLGWSETKIILRFWIVAAICSAIGFTIYQASVR; encoded by the coding sequence GTGGGCGAGCTACTGATCGGGGGCCTCGCCTCCCTGCTCATCTGCATGTTCCTGGGGCCGCGCGTGATCGCCTTCCTGCGCGAGCGCGAGTTCGGCCAGCACATCCGCGAGGAGGGGCCGGAGGGGCACAAAACCAAGGCCGGAACCCCGACGATGGGTGGTCTTTTGATCTTCGTCTCGGTGTGCGTGCCGTTCCTGATCCTGAGCGAGTACCGCGCCGCCAGCTTGGCGGTGCTCGCCACAGCCCTCGCTAGTGCCGCCGTGGGCTTCGCCGACGATGTCACCAAGCTGCGCCACCGCCGCTCGCTGGGCTTGTCGGGGCGCGTGAAGATCGCCTGCCAAGCGGCGATCGCGATCGGCCTGTGGCTTGCCGCGACGCAGTACGTCGGGCTCGAGGACACGTTGCGCCTGCGCTTTGTCGACGCCTCGATCGACCTCGGCGTCGCCTATCCGCTGCTGATCTTCCTCGTGCTCGGCGGGGCCACGAACGGCGTGAACCTCACCGATGGTCTCGACGGCTTGGCAGCCGGCTGCTCGGCGGTGGTGCTGCTCGCCTACACCGCGATGGCCTACATCACCACCGGCCAGCAGGACCTGGCGCTGCTCGGCGCCTGTCTCGTCGGGGCGTGCGTCGGGTTTCTGTGGTTCAACTCCTTCCCGGCGTCGGTGTTCATGGGCGACACCGGCTCGCTCGGCCTCGGTGGGGCGATCGCGGCGCTGGCGGTGATGACCAAGACCGAGCTGCTGCTCCTCGTCATCGGCGGGATCTTCGTGATCGAAGCGCTGTCGGTGGCGATCCAGGTCTTCGCTTTCCGCCGCTTCCGGCGCCGCGTTTTTCTGATGGCGCCGATCCACCACCACTTCGAGCTGCTCGGGTGGTCGGAAACCAAGATCATCCTGCGCTTCTGGATCGTCGCCGCGATCTGCTCGGCGATCGGTTTCACGATCTACCAAGCTTCGGTGCGGTGA
- the murG gene encoding undecaprenyldiphospho-muramoylpentapeptide beta-N-acetylglucosaminyltransferase, giving the protein MSARPAGARLTRPRAAGARPQGPRPANARPLVAIAAGGTAGHVVPALAIAGALRERGATVVFFGGDRAEAELVPDAGYELVRLAVRGLDRRNPLRAASAVWLAARATVRARRELARLGAQAVVCCGGYVGVPVGLAARTLRVPLFVTEADSHLGVANRLLARFAERAFLAFPIAGASGRRFQVVGRPLPPELVRGDRDELRRTARARFGIPPQAVCVLVFGGSLGARSINHATVAAFAERPLPDGVHVLHVAGRRDYREIAERLARAGNPSAYHLVDFVKPFAPALACADLVVARSGGSVLEVAALGLPMILVPYPHAAQDHQRANARFVAEHGAAIVIDDAELDGDRLRDTVLDLVANSERREAMANAARALARPDAAQRIAVTVLAACGLRASG; this is encoded by the coding sequence TTGAGCGCACGGCCGGCAGGAGCGCGACTGACGCGCCCGCGAGCGGCCGGCGCGCGGCCGCAGGGACCGCGACCGGCGAACGCGCGGCCGCTCGTCGCGATCGCTGCCGGGGGCACGGCCGGCCACGTCGTCCCGGCGCTCGCGATCGCCGGTGCCCTGCGTGAGCGTGGCGCCACGGTCGTTTTCTTCGGTGGCGACCGCGCCGAGGCGGAGCTCGTGCCAGACGCCGGGTACGAGCTCGTCCGGCTCGCCGTGCGCGGCCTCGACCGGCGCAACCCGCTGCGCGCCGCGAGCGCGGTGTGGCTCGCGGCGCGCGCGACCGTTCGTGCCCGCCGCGAGCTCGCTCGGCTCGGCGCCCAGGCGGTGGTCTGTTGCGGGGGGTATGTCGGCGTGCCCGTCGGTCTGGCGGCGCGCACTCTGCGCGTGCCGCTGTTCGTGACCGAGGCCGACAGCCATCTCGGTGTCGCCAACCGTCTGCTGGCGCGGTTCGCCGAGCGCGCTTTCCTCGCGTTCCCGATCGCTGGTGCCAGCGGCCGCCGCTTCCAGGTCGTCGGCCGGCCGCTGCCGCCGGAGCTCGTGCGCGGCGACCGCGACGAGCTGCGCCGGACGGCTCGCGCCCGCTTCGGGATTCCGCCGCAAGCGGTGTGCGTGCTCGTGTTCGGCGGATCGCTGGGGGCGCGCTCGATCAACCACGCTACGGTCGCCGCTTTCGCGGAGCGACCACTGCCCGACGGTGTGCACGTGCTTCACGTCGCGGGGCGGCGCGACTATCGCGAGATCGCGGAGCGGCTTGCTCGTGCCGGCAATCCCTCCGCCTACCACCTGGTCGATTTCGTCAAGCCGTTTGCGCCGGCGCTCGCCTGCGCCGACCTCGTCGTGGCCCGCTCGGGCGGTTCGGTGCTCGAGGTGGCGGCGCTCGGGTTGCCGATGATTCTCGTGCCGTATCCCCACGCCGCGCAGGACCATCAGCGGGCGAACGCGCGCTTCGTTGCTGAGCACGGGGCAGCGATCGTGATCGACGACGCCGAGCTCGACGGCGACCGTTTGCGCGACACGGTGCTCGACCTGGTCGCCAACAGCGAGCGGCGGGAAGCGATGGCGAACGCTGCCAGGGCCCTGGCGCGCCCGGACGCAGCGCAGCGAATCGCCGTGACCGTGCTCGCCGCGTGCGGCTTGCGGGCGAGCGGGTGA
- the ftsW gene encoding putative lipid II flippase FtsW: MGTRGRRDERRQPAVGRRRTAPRGAAARAVAPLERSLLHTVTLCLVAAGAVMVYSASSAEFAISAGDPAFFLKRYVGFGVVGLLVLFVASRCGLVVARRTAPLALLAALALCVAVLVPGIGVSVNGARRWIGAGFLQFQPSEFLKLALVLYGAHLLARARPHERTLGGAALPFLIAVAVAGALVMAQPDMGTTLVICAAAGSLLFAAGVPLRQLVGALLVLALAATVLALAEPYRRARLTAFLDPSHDPTGAGFQTIQALIAIGSGGPFGVGLGESVQKVFYLPEAHTDMILAVIGEEIGLVGIVGLLALYLALVYCGLQVARRSRDEFTKLACAGITALIASQTALNFAAVLGLAPLTGVPLPLVSYGSSSLLTMLCGIGIVLDAAGRPAAAQRRPRLRVIEGAAARSGSVRPSRGERAAGRSGGGRSVGRRAGR, encoded by the coding sequence GTGGGCACTCGCGGGCGACGGGACGAACGACGACAGCCGGCCGTTGGGCGCCGGCGGACGGCGCCGCGCGGGGCTGCGGCTCGCGCTGTCGCCCCGCTCGAGCGGTCGCTGCTTCACACCGTCACGCTCTGCCTCGTAGCCGCGGGAGCGGTGATGGTGTACTCGGCAAGCTCAGCCGAGTTCGCGATAAGCGCCGGCGACCCGGCGTTTTTCCTCAAGCGCTACGTGGGGTTCGGTGTCGTGGGGCTGCTCGTACTGTTCGTGGCGTCGCGCTGCGGGCTCGTTGTGGCGCGGCGCACGGCGCCGCTCGCGCTGCTCGCTGCACTCGCGCTGTGTGTCGCCGTGCTCGTCCCCGGGATCGGCGTGTCCGTGAACGGCGCGCGGCGCTGGATCGGGGCCGGGTTTCTCCAATTCCAGCCGTCGGAGTTCCTGAAGCTGGCGCTGGTCCTCTACGGCGCCCACCTGCTCGCGCGCGCACGGCCGCACGAGCGCACGCTCGGCGGTGCCGCGCTGCCGTTTTTGATCGCCGTCGCCGTCGCCGGGGCGCTGGTGATGGCGCAACCCGACATGGGCACGACGCTCGTGATCTGTGCGGCTGCGGGCAGCCTGCTGTTCGCGGCCGGTGTGCCGCTCCGGCAGCTGGTCGGTGCGCTGCTCGTGCTCGCCCTCGCGGCCACGGTGCTCGCGCTCGCCGAGCCCTACCGGCGTGCGCGCCTGACAGCGTTCCTAGACCCCTCCCACGACCCGACCGGCGCCGGATTCCAGACGATCCAGGCGCTGATCGCGATCGGGTCGGGCGGTCCTTTCGGCGTCGGGCTCGGCGAGTCGGTGCAGAAGGTCTTCTATCTGCCCGAGGCCCACACCGACATGATCCTCGCGGTGATCGGCGAAGAGATCGGGCTGGTCGGCATCGTCGGGCTGCTCGCGCTCTATCTGGCGCTCGTCTACTGCGGGCTGCAGGTAGCGCGCCGCTCGCGCGACGAGTTCACGAAGCTCGCCTGCGCCGGTATCACGGCCCTCATCGCGAGCCAGACAGCGTTGAACTTCGCCGCGGTGCTGGGGCTCGCGCCGCTCACCGGCGTGCCGTTGCCGCTCGTCTCCTACGGCAGCAGTAGCCTGCTGACGATGCTCTGCGGGATCGGGATCGTGCTCGACGCAGCTGGCCGGCCGGCGGCAGCGCAGCGACGGCCGCGGCTGCGTGTAATCGAGGGGGCGGCCGCGCGCAGCGGCTCGGTGCGCCCGTCGCGCGGCGAGCGCGCGGCGGGGCGGTCGGGTGGCGGGCGCTCGGTCGGGCGACGCGCGGGTCGTTGA
- a CDS encoding cell division protein FtsQ/DivIB has product MTGVARGLRQLAVFGLAAAAVALALWVGRDLPFWRVERVTIVGLDAREAATARRALASAARRMTVFHVDHSELRAALASYPAAADVTVDRRLPDELVLRVRLRRPVAVLEGVRGRVAVASDGTQLGDLPTPSSLPTIAVGDGPDPDVRLAAPVRAKVAVAASAPAPLRTALARISLDRDRGLVAALRSGPLLIFGRANDLNLKWRSISTVLARDPEASRATYIDVRLPRRPVAGGLGNPASAARPSSGSTIANPQLTPQSF; this is encoded by the coding sequence GTGACAGGGGTCGCCCGCGGGCTGCGCCAGCTCGCCGTGTTCGGCTTGGCCGCCGCGGCGGTTGCGCTTGCGCTGTGGGTGGGCCGTGATCTTCCCTTCTGGCGCGTCGAGCGTGTAACGATCGTCGGTCTCGACGCGCGCGAAGCTGCCACCGCCCGCCGCGCCCTCGCGAGCGCTGCGCGGCGGATGACGGTCTTCCACGTCGACCACTCGGAGCTGCGGGCGGCGCTCGCTTCCTACCCGGCTGCTGCCGACGTGACGGTCGACCGGCGGCTACCCGACGAGCTCGTTTTGCGCGTCCGCCTGCGCCGACCGGTCGCAGTGCTCGAAGGAGTGCGCGGACGTGTCGCCGTCGCCAGCGACGGAACCCAGCTCGGCGACCTGCCGACCCCTTCGTCGCTGCCGACAATCGCGGTCGGCGATGGCCCCGACCCCGACGTCCGGCTGGCTGCGCCCGTGCGCGCCAAGGTGGCGGTTGCGGCCAGCGCCCCTGCGCCGCTCCGGACTGCGCTCGCGCGCATCTCGCTCGACCGCGACCGGGGTCTCGTGGCTGCGCTTCGCTCGGGCCCGCTCCTGATCTTCGGTCGCGCGAATGATCTAAACCTCAAGTGGAGGTCTATTTCCACAGTGCTCGCACGCGACCCCGAAGCGTCCCGTGCCACGTACATCGACGTGCGCCTTCCTCGCCGACCTGTCGCTGGTGGCCTAGGGAATCCGGCGAGTGCGGCGCGCCCGTCGAGCGGCAGCACGATCGCAAACCCTCAACTGACACCGCAGTCTTTCTAA
- the murD gene encoding UDP-N-acetylmuramoyl-L-alanine--D-glutamate ligase has product MTADASDAARRGGGRPPLPPGPYLVVGLGRSGRAAALLLARHGRVLACDTGPVAADLAAELGRAGVEVHAETSGVELLEAVRTVVKSPGVPRDSEVVSAALAHGLTVTGELEIAWRSLPNVVWAVTGTNGKTTTVELVAAILRAAGEPAVAAGNVGTPLAALVGQVDAAAPLVVEASSFQIEDALAFAPERAVLVNLGVDHIDRHGSVDAYHRAKLRLFANQTADALAVAPVGIAVPGDARRVAFGPAGSGAELEFSDAGLFYKGDLVVERAAIALRGRHNLENAAAATVAALAAGVPLEAVRAALAEFRGVPHRLEEVGRVGGVLYVNDSKATNVASTERALESFAGGIHLIAGGRPKGGGFRSLRTLVGERCRCVYAIGEAAEEIARDLDGAVAVEVCGTLERAVALASERAVADEVVLLSPACASFDQFRDFEERGERFRALVAALGSR; this is encoded by the coding sequence GTGACCGCGGACGCTAGCGACGCCGCTAGGCGCGGCGGCGGGCGACCGCCGCTGCCGCCGGGGCCCTACCTCGTCGTCGGGCTCGGCCGCTCGGGCCGCGCCGCGGCGCTGCTTCTTGCGCGCCACGGCCGCGTCCTCGCCTGCGACACCGGACCGGTCGCAGCCGACCTAGCCGCCGAGCTCGGACGCGCGGGCGTCGAGGTGCACGCCGAAACGAGCGGCGTCGAGCTGCTCGAAGCGGTCAGGACGGTGGTGAAAAGCCCCGGAGTGCCGCGCGACAGCGAGGTGGTGAGCGCGGCCCTGGCGCACGGACTCACCGTCACGGGCGAGCTCGAGATCGCCTGGCGGTCGCTACCCAACGTCGTCTGGGCTGTGACCGGCACGAACGGCAAGACCACCACGGTCGAGCTTGTCGCCGCGATCCTTCGCGCCGCCGGCGAACCGGCAGTGGCGGCCGGCAACGTCGGCACGCCGCTGGCGGCGTTGGTCGGCCAGGTGGACGCCGCCGCGCCGCTCGTCGTCGAAGCGTCGAGCTTCCAGATCGAGGACGCCCTCGCCTTCGCTCCCGAGCGCGCCGTGCTCGTCAACCTCGGTGTCGACCACATCGATCGCCACGGCTCGGTCGACGCTTACCATCGCGCCAAGCTGCGGCTGTTCGCTAACCAGACCGCCGACGCGCTCGCCGTTGCACCGGTGGGGATCGCGGTGCCGGGCGACGCCCGGCGCGTCGCGTTCGGGCCTGCGGGCAGCGGCGCCGAGCTCGAGTTCTCCGACGCGGGGCTCTTCTACAAGGGCGATCTCGTCGTCGAACGCGCGGCGATCGCGCTGCGCGGCCGGCACAACCTCGAGAACGCCGCCGCGGCAACGGTCGCCGCGCTGGCGGCGGGCGTACCGCTTGAGGCCGTGCGCGCGGCACTAGCCGAGTTCCGCGGCGTGCCCCACCGGCTGGAGGAGGTGGGGCGCGTCGGCGGCGTGCTGTACGTAAACGACTCGAAAGCGACGAACGTCGCCTCGACGGAACGGGCGCTCGAGTCTTTCGCCGGCGGCATCCACCTGATCGCCGGTGGCCGTCCCAAAGGTGGCGGTTTCCGCTCGCTGCGCACGCTGGTCGGCGAGCGCTGCCGCTGCGTGTACGCCATCGGCGAGGCGGCGGAGGAGATCGCCCGTGATCTCGATGGCGCGGTGGCGGTAGAGGTTTGCGGGACGCTCGAGCGCGCCGTCGCTCTCGCCAGCGAGCGCGCCGTTGCGGACGAGGTGGTGTTGCTGTCACCGGCCTGCGCCAGCTTCGACCAGTTCCGCGACTTCGAAGAGCGCGGCGAGCGGTTCCGCGCGCTCGTCGCGGCGCTAGGTTCCCGCTAG